The following coding sequences are from one Triticum aestivum cultivar Chinese Spring chromosome 5A, IWGSC CS RefSeq v2.1, whole genome shotgun sequence window:
- the LOC123106499 gene encoding uncharacterized protein translates to MIVAQLNMYTNGTVSFGSAMAIRQRKSTTITLANWWAAHGTDAKELRKMAIKILNLTCSSSACERNWSAFERVHTKKRTRLTQKRLNSLVYVMFNKRLQWMYAQRKRDPLAVKFVDDEPPNEWIEGEASVEGQQQENIVEEQDGEGENASDYDGEQDEPAQAGVNEKKRALSKGSSSKSKRARTMEAEEESSDCDEDDTAMQLMDDSSSDDGENEDNFLDDD, encoded by the exons ATGATTGTTGCCCAGCTAAATATGTACACTAATGGCACTGTTTCTTTTGGCTCTGCAATGGCTATTCGACAAAGGAAAAGTACAACTATTACCCTAG CAAATTGGTGGGCGGCACATGGCACGGATGCAAAGGAATTAAGAAAGATGGCTATCAAGATTCTAAATTTGACGTGTAGCTCATCTGCGTGTGAAAGGAACTGGAGTGCATTTGAGAGG GTCCATACCAAGAAAAGGACGAGATTAACACAGAAGAGATTGAATTCTCTTGTCTATGTCATGTTTAACAAGAGGCTTCAGTGGATGTATGCTCAAAGGAAGAGAGACCCATTAGCTGTAAAGTTTGTTGATGATGAACCACCGAATGAGTGGATTGAAGGGGAGGCGAGTGTTGAAGGGCAGCAGCAAGAAAACATTGTTGAAGAACAAGATGGAGAAGGAGAAAATGCATCTGATTATGATGGTGAACAAGATGAACCGGCTCAGGCTGGCGTAAATGAGAAGAAGAGAGCACTGAGCAAAGGATCGTCGAGCAAGTCAAAGAGAGCCCGCACCATGGAGGCTGAAGAAGAGTCTTCTGACTGTGACGAAGATGATACAGCCATGCAGTTAATGGATGATTCTTCAAGTGATGATGGAGAGAATGAGGACAATTTCCTTGATGATGACTAA